The Salinibacter grassmerensis nucleotide sequence AACGTTGCGGGGGGTTGTATTGAACGTCGGAAGGGGGGTTTGGGCTGTTCGATTGGCGTAGAATGTCGTTTGTGAACGTTCACGTCGCTAGACGGGCGTAGTGAGGATGCAGGTGTCCACCGCAGTGCCGGGGGTACAGGGAGGATCGTTCCAGATTTTCCCGGCCCAGCGGAGCACCTGCGCAGTGGGGAAGGAGATGCGTCACCGGGGGAATGCATCGCCGTTTGGAGAAGACTGGCCTTGAGGTCCAACCCGTCATTGAGCCCAGCGGCGGCGCACGCTCATCGAGCTATGTTCGCGCTCATCGGACGCCACTTCCGTCTCTCCACGCGTCTTGGTACACTGCATCCACAGCGATACACTGCATCCACGACGATAGGACATTCACGACGAGGAAACGGCCTCGCCTGCGCCCGGCGCCCTCTTCCGCCTACGGGGGGGCGCCGGTTCGCGAGTCTTTCGAACCGAGCCTCGACGATCGATGAATCGCACACGTACCTACTGGCTGTGTCAGGTCGCTGGATGGTCAGTCCTTGGAATTGCCTTGGGGATTCATCCAGAGAACTGGGCCCCCGGTGAGATTCAGACAACCCTCCTTTCGTGGCTCTTGGGAACTGCCCTCGGCATCGGCCTCACTCATGCTTTCCGGGCGTACGCGAAACGGCACGGTTGGACACGCCTTCCTCTGAAGCAGCTCGTTCCGCGGGGCGTGACCGCCGCCGTCGTCATTGGGGGACTCTTTACCAGCTTCAAGCTCCTTTTCGTGGCCCTCGGCCCGCTGGGGAGAGTTGCGCACAACCGAGCAGAGCCCTCACTCGCTGAGGGATCAATTGGAAACGTGCTTGTGGTAGGGGCCTGGATCGCAATCTATTTTGGAGTGCATGCGGCCTGGAACTACCGGCAGGCCGAGGTCGACCGGTGGAAGCTGCAGGCCCGGGCCGAGGCGGCCCGGCTCGACGCCCTCAAGCTGCAGCTTAATCCACACTTCTTCTTCAACAGCCTCGCGAGCGTTCGCTCCCTCATCAGCGAATCCCCTCCCCGGGCCAAGGAGGTAGTGGCGCGCCTGGCCCGTCTGCTCCGAAAAACGCTGCGGGCAAGCGAGGAGGGAACCGTTCCGCTTCGAGAAGAACTCTCGACGACTAAGACCTACCTGCAGCTCGAAAAGGTACGCTTCGAGGACCGCTTGGAGTGGACTATCGACGCCTCTGAGGCGGCCCAAAGCCGCTCGGTACCGTTCATGCTGGTGCAGACCCTCGCCGAAAACGCCGTTAAGCACGGCATTGGGCAGCGCCGGGGCGGCGGCACCATCCGCGTGGAAGCAATCTTGGATGACGCTTCCTCTGAATCACCGGAGGACGCGCTGCGCCTGCGCGTTGCAAACCCGGGCCAACTGGAGGAAGGCGCGGGATCCACTCGGAGAAACAGCATGGGACTGGACAATGCACGCGAGCGATTGCGCCTGCTGTACGGAGCCAACGCCTCGCTAACTTTGGAGCAGAGCAGTCCGGAGACGGTAACTGCGACGGCTCGACTTCCGCCCTCCTCGGAAGCCTTTGCAGAGGGCTCCGGAGAGGCAGAACCGATGCGGCACGCCCCTCTGCCTGGGGAAGAGCAGCCACAGGACGCGAGGCGTTCAAACGGAACGCCCCAAACTGGAGCCGATGTGTCTTCGCTGGAACCTACCACGGAGCGTCCCTCTGCACCTCCGCGGGAGCGGGCGAAGAGCGGCGGCCTGACCGACGCCGACGACGAGAACGTGACTCGCCTACTGGTGGGCTCCCCCCGCTACTGGGTCTGCCAGGCAGGAGGCTGGGGAGCACTCCTGATAGGCGCAGTATTATACGCAGGACTCGGACAGAATACAGGCTGGAAGACGCTTTTGGAGACGGCACTTGGAACAGGAGTCCTTGTTGCGCCGGGGGTCGGGCTTACTCACGCCTTCCGGATGTACGTAAAATGGCAGAACTGGTCGACGCTTCCCCCGCGACGACTCCTCCCTCGGGCCATAGCCTCCGCCGTGCTTTTGGGAAGCACGTATGTCCTCGTTACCTCTCCGCTCGCGCTGGACCCAGCGGATTTGCCGACCGCGTGGGCCCCTTGGCTGTGGGCTGTCCTGGATGAGATGCTTCCCGCAGCACTCGGCTTTTCGATCTTCATGGGCATCTGGATAGCCATATACTTCGGCGTGCAGGCCGCCCGGAAGTATCAACAGGCTGAGATCGACCGGTGGAAGCTGCAGGCCCGGGCCGAGACGGCTCGCCTCGACGCCCTCAAGCTGCAGCTCAACCCGCATTTTTTCTTCAACTGCCTCGCGAGCGTACGGGCGCTCGTCTCCGAAGAGCCCGGCCGCGCAAAAAAGATGGTCGAGCGGCTGGCCCGTCTGCTGCGCAAGACGCTGCA carries:
- a CDS encoding sensor histidine kinase; translated protein: MNRTRTYWLCQVAGWSVLGIALGIHPENWAPGEIQTTLLSWLLGTALGIGLTHAFRAYAKRHGWTRLPLKQLVPRGVTAAVVIGGLFTSFKLLFVALGPLGRVAHNRAEPSLAEGSIGNVLVVGAWIAIYFGVHAAWNYRQAEVDRWKLQARAEAARLDALKLQLNPHFFFNSLASVRSLISESPPRAKEVVARLARLLRKTLRASEEGTVPLREELSTTKTYLQLEKVRFEDRLEWTIDASEAAQSRSVPFMLVQTLAENAVKHGIGQRRGGGTIRVEAILDDASSESPEDALRLRVANPGQLEEGAGSTRRNSMGLDNARERLRLLYGANASLTLEQSSPETVTATARLPPSSEAFAEGSGEAEPMRHAPLPGEEQPQDARRSNGTPQTGADVSSLEPTTERPSAPPRERAKSGGLTDADDENVTRLLVGSPRYWVCQAGGWGALLIGAVLYAGLGQNTGWKTLLETALGTGVLVAPGVGLTHAFRMYVKWQNWSTLPPRRLLPRAIASAVLLGSTYVLVTSPLALDPADLPTAWAPWLWAVLDEMLPAALGFSIFMGIWIAIYFGVQAARKYQQAEIDRWKLQARAETARLDALKLQLNPHFFFNCLASVRALVSEEPGRAKKMVERLARLLRKTLQASDQKTVSLEEEISITRTYLELEKMRFEDRLGWTIDVGEAALQRQVPYMLVQTLVENAVKHGIGQHRAGGTIRVEADAESRASIEGEESPLRLRVTNPGELGEEAGAERGSGTGLENARERLQLLFGEEASLRLAQIKPETVAAIARIPRPSALDDRLARDGAASSGSTPVLRDTVPTGGGGP